Proteins encoded in a region of the Synechococcus sp. BIOS-U3-1 genome:
- a CDS encoding peptidylprolyl isomerase → MSEPSIHDLSTDATALLRRHNLLGALIRADVTATAVESIALSPDECEQLWSGYLSKQAINNDVELIQHLKTRGLSADDLHWQLELPERVRRYSQEHFQHKAEARFLARKEQLDRVVYSLLRVNDGFLARELYLRIAGSEANFADLAAEHSQGPEAKTKGIVGPVPMRQSHPALSERLRTSQPGQLLEPFNIEQWWLVARLERYEAARFDEATAQQMTMELFQEWINEEVLCMLARL, encoded by the coding sequence ATGAGCGAGCCCTCCATTCACGATCTTTCCACGGATGCGACGGCTCTTTTGCGTCGGCACAACCTCCTGGGAGCTCTGATCCGCGCCGACGTGACCGCGACGGCGGTGGAATCGATTGCTTTGTCGCCGGACGAATGCGAACAGCTCTGGAGCGGTTATCTCAGCAAGCAGGCCATCAATAATGACGTTGAACTAATCCAACACCTGAAAACGCGAGGCTTATCAGCCGATGATCTGCATTGGCAACTGGAGTTGCCCGAGCGCGTGCGCCGTTACAGCCAGGAGCACTTTCAGCACAAAGCCGAAGCACGCTTTCTGGCCCGCAAAGAGCAGCTGGATCGCGTGGTGTACAGCCTTCTGCGCGTCAACGACGGTTTCCTGGCACGGGAGCTCTATCTACGCATCGCAGGATCAGAAGCCAACTTCGCTGACTTAGCTGCTGAGCACAGCCAGGGTCCAGAAGCCAAAACCAAGGGGATTGTGGGGCCGGTACCGATGCGACAGTCGCATCCTGCTCTCAGTGAACGGCTGCGGACAAGCCAACCAGGCCAGCTGCTGGAACCTTTCAACATCGAGCAGTGGTGGTTAGTGGCACGGCTGGAGCGCTATGAGGCAGCCCGCTTCGACGAAGCAACGGCACAACAGATGACCATGGAATTGTTCCAGGAGTGGATCAATGAAGAAGTTCTCTGTATGCTGGCTCGACTTTGA
- a CDS encoding ABC transporter ATP-binding protein produces MADPITIQADKLSKCYRVFSSPRARLAQGLWRGTRTFYEPFWALNDVSFELEAGQTMGMVGRNGSGKSTLLQLLCGTLTPTSGSVTIEGRVAALLELGSGFNPEFTGLENVYLNAALLGLSKEETDSNLDSILAFADIGDFVNQPVKTYSSGMALRLAFAVQANIEPDVLVVDEALAVGDEFFQRKCFKHLQALKAKGTSILLVTHNCGQILQHCDQAMLLNRGQLEFIGRPKSITTIYQRLNNSSEEGWRTQAEALFKQLEANEDRPDPAREAKPGAKLDADGSGYDPNLKPESRMAYPSRGLRIEAMQVLDHEGKRCNVLHQGEGFCVALSYRADEAVENVELACSITDKSGQLITGQRFPELGKSLPPLSAGASFSCRFKFDGCLQPGLYFLNAGAWNCPEKIYLHRIVDGCAVRILLPRNTSFGFGLVDLTSNTPELIHTALSEQNRAID; encoded by the coding sequence ATGGCTGACCCAATCACGATTCAGGCTGACAAGCTCAGCAAGTGCTATCGGGTGTTCTCTTCACCAAGAGCCCGCCTGGCACAAGGGCTGTGGAGAGGAACACGCACATTTTATGAACCCTTCTGGGCACTCAACGATGTGAGCTTTGAGCTGGAAGCAGGCCAGACCATGGGCATGGTGGGCCGTAACGGATCCGGCAAGAGCACCCTGCTGCAACTGCTCTGCGGAACGCTCACCCCCACCAGCGGCTCGGTGACGATCGAAGGGCGTGTGGCGGCGTTGCTGGAACTGGGCAGCGGTTTCAATCCCGAGTTCACCGGACTGGAAAACGTCTATTTAAATGCTGCTCTGCTGGGTCTCAGCAAGGAGGAGACCGACTCGAATCTGGATTCGATTCTCGCCTTCGCCGACATCGGCGACTTCGTGAACCAGCCCGTGAAGACTTACTCCAGCGGCATGGCCCTGCGGCTGGCGTTTGCGGTTCAGGCCAACATTGAGCCCGACGTGCTCGTGGTGGATGAAGCACTGGCCGTTGGCGATGAATTCTTCCAACGCAAATGCTTCAAGCATCTTCAAGCACTCAAAGCCAAAGGAACCTCCATCCTGCTGGTGACCCACAACTGCGGACAGATCCTGCAGCACTGTGACCAGGCCATGCTGCTCAACCGCGGGCAACTGGAGTTCATCGGTCGCCCCAAAAGCATCACCACGATTTATCAACGCCTCAACAACAGCAGCGAAGAAGGCTGGCGTACTCAGGCAGAAGCCCTTTTCAAACAACTCGAAGCCAACGAAGATCGTCCTGACCCCGCCCGTGAAGCAAAGCCTGGGGCAAAGCTGGATGCAGACGGCAGCGGCTACGACCCGAACTTGAAGCCGGAAAGCAGGATGGCCTATCCCAGCAGGGGGCTTCGGATCGAGGCCATGCAGGTCCTCGATCACGAGGGCAAACGCTGCAACGTGCTGCACCAGGGAGAGGGGTTCTGCGTGGCCCTCAGCTACCGCGCTGATGAAGCGGTGGAGAATGTGGAGCTGGCCTGCAGCATCACCGACAAATCCGGACAGTTGATCACTGGCCAGCGCTTCCCTGAACTGGGCAAGAGCCTTCCCCCGCTAAGCGCTGGTGCGAGCTTTTCCTGTCGCTTCAAATTCGATGGTTGCCTGCAACCTGGGCTGTATTTCCTCAATGCTGGAGCGTGGAACTGCCCGGAAAAAATATATTTGCATCGCATCGTGGATGGATGCGCTGTACGAATTTTGCTGCCACGCAACACCAGCTTCGGATTCGGACTGGTGGATCTGACCAGCAACACACCAGAGTTGATCCACACAGCATTGAGCGAGCAAAACCGCGCCATAGATTAA